One genomic window of Kosmotoga olearia TBF 19.5.1 includes the following:
- the miaA gene encoding tRNA (adenosine(37)-N6)-dimethylallyltransferase MiaA — translation MKIPMILGATAVGKTQFLVKLASLIPIEVVSVDSRQIYRYMDIGTAKPTREELSKLKHHVIDVVDPDEDFNVFEYRKIALKAMDEIVKKGRIPVFAGGSGLYAETLMKGIVENVPRNDKVREALKTLEVNAPGSLRKLLEKVDHEAYEKIHPNDLKRTIRYLEVFFTTGKTLTSLQKIHKCSNQFTVIILERDRRELAERIENRVDKMVESGLIEEVVRLKEMGYTRELNSQQTIGYAEIWSYLEGEVTLERATELIKRNTRRFARRQIIWFRRYKDAKRISLSETNENDILSLLKEDILNVWGGKYG, via the coding sequence ATGAAGATACCAATGATATTAGGGGCAACAGCTGTCGGTAAAACACAATTTCTGGTAAAACTCGCTTCATTAATTCCAATAGAGGTAGTATCCGTTGATTCAAGGCAGATATATAGATACATGGATATTGGGACAGCAAAACCTACACGGGAAGAACTTTCAAAATTAAAACATCATGTTATAGACGTTGTAGATCCGGACGAAGATTTCAATGTTTTTGAATACCGTAAAATTGCTCTGAAAGCCATGGACGAGATTGTCAAGAAAGGGAGAATCCCCGTTTTTGCTGGGGGAAGTGGTCTTTATGCTGAAACACTGATGAAAGGGATAGTAGAAAATGTTCCACGAAATGATAAAGTCAGGGAAGCATTGAAAACGCTTGAAGTGAATGCTCCAGGATCTTTGAGAAAACTCCTCGAAAAAGTGGATCATGAAGCCTACGAAAAGATTCATCCAAACGATTTGAAAAGAACTATCCGGTATCTTGAAGTGTTTTTTACCACCGGGAAAACATTAACGTCACTTCAGAAAATACATAAATGCTCAAATCAATTCACTGTTATAATATTAGAAAGAGATAGAAGAGAACTTGCCGAAAGAATTGAGAACCGTGTCGATAAAATGGTCGAATCGGGGTTGATCGAGGAAGTAGTAAGGTTAAAAGAAATGGGTTACACCCGTGAGTTGAATTCCCAGCAAACGATCGGTTATGCGGAGATCTGGAGCTACCTTGAAGGGGAGGTCACTTTAGAAAGAGCCACGGAGCTCATAAAACGAAATACAAGACGTTTTGCGAGACGCCAGATTATCTGGTTCAGACGGTACAAAGATGCAAAACGAATCAGTCTTTCTGAAACCAATGAGAATGATATCTTGAGTCTTTTGAAGGAAGACATTCTTAATGTTTGGGGGGGTAAATATGGCTGA
- the hfq gene encoding RNA chaperone Hfq gives MAEKFNLQDRFLNLLRINKIEVKIFLEGGFQTKGIVRSFDNFTVLLETGQEQTLIYKHAIKMMIPQRYVKLAVQNKKEG, from the coding sequence ATGGCTGAAAAATTCAATCTTCAGGATCGTTTCCTGAATCTCTTGAGGATCAACAAGATCGAGGTTAAGATTTTCCTTGAAGGTGGGTTTCAAACGAAGGGAATCGTTCGTTCCTTTGATAATTTTACGGTTCTCCTTGAGACCGGCCAGGAACAGACACTGATTTACAAGCACGCGATAAAGATGATGATCCCACAGAGATACGTTAAGCTGGCTGTCCAGAATAAGAAGGAGGGGTAG
- the hflX gene encoding GTPase HflX: MAVFNPTERRLKDEILDELEDLAETLGYIVVDKIIQNLDKPDNRRYFGKGKLEQVKKIVSFKNISVVITRHNLTPSQKKNLESFLEVKVLDRTQVILEIFKKHAVTREGKLEVELARLKYELPSLKGKGTSLSNTGAGIGTRGPGEKILERDRRLALKRITVLQKELIKQRKVREVIRKKRQRNSIPVVSFVGYTNVGKSSLISALTGADLLVENQLFSTLDVKTCRLKLPSGRRVLISDTVGFIRELPQELIQSFKSTLEEAKFSDLLVVVLDASDRYLDEKLEIINSTLRDIGAENVPKLNVINKIDKCTGERLKELGNSFPDAVFVSAVLKYNLDELKEKIDIVLSQSFRKYKLVVPPEKLGEFLKVRDEIKVISQECYGDSLIVVYKAPERIHKKLVSFIGEGVK; this comes from the coding sequence ATAGCGGTTTTTAATCCAACGGAACGAAGATTAAAAGATGAGATTCTTGATGAATTAGAGGATTTAGCAGAAACCCTTGGATATATTGTTGTGGATAAAATCATCCAGAACCTTGATAAACCTGATAACCGCCGTTATTTTGGAAAGGGAAAGCTCGAACAGGTTAAAAAGATAGTATCGTTCAAGAATATATCAGTCGTAATAACTCGCCATAATCTCACACCTTCCCAGAAAAAGAATCTTGAGAGTTTTTTAGAGGTTAAGGTTCTTGACAGAACACAGGTAATTCTTGAGATCTTTAAAAAGCATGCTGTTACTAGAGAAGGAAAACTGGAAGTGGAACTTGCAAGGCTGAAGTACGAGCTCCCATCTTTGAAAGGAAAAGGAACCTCTCTATCAAACACTGGAGCTGGAATAGGTACAAGAGGACCCGGTGAAAAGATACTGGAAAGAGATAGAAGATTGGCTCTGAAAAGAATAACGGTTCTCCAAAAAGAACTTATAAAACAAAGGAAAGTACGGGAGGTTATTAGAAAGAAACGCCAACGGAATTCAATTCCCGTAGTTTCTTTCGTGGGATATACGAATGTTGGAAAGTCTTCACTGATTTCGGCGCTAACAGGCGCTGATCTATTGGTTGAAAATCAGTTGTTTTCTACTTTAGATGTTAAAACGTGCCGGTTGAAACTACCAAGCGGCAGAAGGGTACTAATATCTGACACGGTTGGATTTATAAGGGAACTCCCGCAGGAATTGATACAGTCTTTTAAATCCACCCTGGAAGAAGCAAAGTTTTCGGATTTACTCGTTGTAGTGCTGGACGCTTCTGACCGTTATTTAGATGAGAAACTGGAGATTATCAATTCAACGTTAAGAGACATAGGTGCGGAAAATGTTCCAAAACTGAATGTGATCAACAAAATCGACAAATGTACCGGAGAACGATTAAAGGAACTCGGGAATAGTTTTCCTGATGCGGTCTTTGTAAGTGCTGTTTTGAAGTACAATCTCGATGAATTGAAAGAGAAAATAGATATAGTGCTCAGCCAGAGTTTTCGGAAATACAAACTGGTTGTCCCTCCAGAAAAACTCGGCGAGTTTTTGAAGGTTCGGGATGAAATAAAAGTGATATCTCAGGAATGTTATGGGGATTCGTTGATCGTTGTATATAAAGCTCCGGAAAGAATTCATAAAAAGCTCGTTTCTTTTATCGGGGAGGGAGTTAAATGA
- a CDS encoding M23 family metallopeptidase, with translation MKLHKQVLILLLSFLFLSSFLIAGYLKFPLNRKIEVTGYFGEYRGPSRDLQFAAHFHKGIDFSTGGVTGLDVMAPENGYIDYFELNHPLYGNILVLALPEVENPYTSKKGVKVLFCHLESIGAEGTLAGRKLRMIYEKIQGTYGEAYVKVKFDPEEITFRRGDVVAKSGDTGGVPPHLHVEVRDMDEVLIMNPGFFFDLEYERTEVKIMELKVGNKKYDLSEHPLVEIGKFSPIVLHTIIKLRHPINPKSIKLYIDDKLIYGIDFEYLKLEHYDAVNEIYVNSTPSDYWFNLKSNANLDIVVNYWDRIDLSDPKDALIVVEDHWGNKSEVTFKIVGR, from the coding sequence ATGAAACTGCATAAACAGGTTTTGATCCTTTTACTATCATTTTTATTCCTATCCAGTTTTCTTATTGCCGGCTATCTGAAATTTCCGTTGAATAGAAAAATTGAGGTTACCGGTTATTTCGGAGAATATCGTGGCCCTTCACGTGACTTACAATTTGCAGCACATTTTCATAAAGGAATCGATTTTTCAACCGGAGGTGTAACAGGATTAGATGTAATGGCTCCCGAGAATGGATATATTGACTATTTCGAGTTGAACCATCCACTCTATGGTAATATTCTTGTTCTAGCTTTGCCAGAAGTAGAAAATCCTTATACCAGTAAAAAAGGCGTAAAGGTACTGTTTTGTCATCTTGAAAGTATCGGTGCTGAAGGAACATTGGCCGGAAGAAAATTAAGGATGATTTACGAGAAAATCCAAGGCACTTACGGTGAAGCCTATGTTAAAGTAAAATTCGACCCGGAAGAAATAACCTTTAGAAGGGGAGACGTTGTTGCTAAAAGCGGTGATACAGGTGGAGTTCCTCCTCACCTACACGTGGAAGTAAGGGATATGGACGAAGTGCTGATAATGAATCCGGGCTTCTTCTTTGATCTTGAATACGAGCGTACAGAAGTAAAAATAATGGAATTGAAAGTGGGAAACAAAAAATACGACTTGAGCGAGCATCCTCTGGTTGAGATTGGAAAATTTTCACCCATCGTTCTTCACACGATCATCAAACTAAGGCATCCCATAAACCCAAAAAGCATTAAGCTGTACATAGACGATAAACTGATCTATGGAATTGATTTTGAATACCTTAAATTAGAGCACTATGACGCTGTTAATGAAATATATGTGAATTCCACCCCTTCGGATTATTGGTTTAACCTTAAAAGTAACGCAAACCTCGATATTGTCGTTAATTACTGGGATAGAATAGACCTTTCTGATCCTAAAGATGCTCTCATAGTTGTTGAAGACCACTGGGGAAACAAATCTGAAGTAACATTCAAAATCGTTGGGAGATGA
- the metK gene encoding methionine adenosyltransferase, whose protein sequence is MKKWLFTSESVTEGHPDKIADQVSDAILDAMLEQDPESRVAVETLVATGVAVVAGEVTTKAYVDIPRIVRDTILEIGYTRAKFGFDGETCAVLTSIDEQSPDIALGVNKSLEAKNDGKDKYDIIGAGDQGMMFGYATNETEEMMPLPIVLAHNLARRLATVRKERIVEGFRPDGKTQVTVLYEDGKPIGVKTIVVSTQHDPAMTQEEIEQLVKEHVIKAVVPEEMMLDGIETFVNPTGRFVKGGPAADTGLTGRKIIVDTYGGWIPHGGGAFSGKDPTKVDRSAHYMARYVAKNIVAAGLADRVTLQIAYAIGVAHPVSFMIDAHGTEKVALEKLEKVVKEVFDFRPAAIIDKLNLRRPIYKQVAAYGHFGRIDVEVPWEKLDAVDELKRAFNM, encoded by the coding sequence ATGAAAAAATGGCTGTTCACCAGTGAAAGTGTTACAGAGGGTCACCCCGACAAAATTGCAGATCAGGTATCAGATGCTATTTTGGATGCGATGCTTGAGCAGGATCCTGAATCACGAGTAGCTGTTGAAACGTTGGTGGCAACAGGTGTTGCTGTCGTCGCAGGAGAGGTAACTACAAAGGCTTACGTTGACATTCCGAGAATCGTAAGAGATACCATATTAGAGATAGGTTATACAAGAGCCAAGTTTGGTTTTGATGGGGAAACCTGTGCCGTTCTGACAAGTATCGATGAACAGTCGCCGGATATTGCCCTTGGTGTTAATAAATCTTTAGAAGCAAAGAATGACGGCAAGGATAAATATGACATTATAGGTGCCGGAGATCAGGGTATGATGTTTGGTTATGCAACGAATGAAACAGAAGAGATGATGCCTCTTCCGATTGTCCTTGCTCACAATCTTGCACGGAGACTCGCAACGGTCAGAAAAGAAAGGATCGTTGAAGGCTTCCGACCGGATGGTAAAACACAGGTAACTGTTCTCTATGAAGACGGGAAACCAATCGGAGTCAAAACAATAGTTGTTTCCACACAGCACGATCCAGCCATGACTCAAGAAGAGATAGAACAGCTTGTGAAAGAGCATGTTATCAAGGCTGTAGTACCTGAAGAAATGATGTTAGATGGAATAGAGACCTTTGTTAATCCCACAGGAAGGTTTGTGAAAGGCGGCCCTGCGGCAGATACAGGACTTACAGGAAGAAAAATAATCGTAGATACTTACGGTGGATGGATACCTCATGGAGGTGGAGCCTTCAGCGGTAAGGATCCAACAAAGGTTGATAGATCAGCTCATTATATGGCGAGATACGTTGCCAAAAACATTGTAGCTGCCGGACTTGCTGATAGAGTCACTCTTCAGATTGCTTATGCTATTGGTGTCGCTCATCCTGTTTCATTCATGATTGATGCTCATGGAACGGAAAAGGTTGCCCTTGAAAAGCTTGAAAAAGTTGTCAAAGAGGTCTTTGATTTCAGGCCTGCCGCTATCATCGACAAGCTCAATCTTAGAAGACCTATCTATAAACAGGTTGCCGCTTACGGGCATTTTGGGAGAATAGACGTAGAGGTTCCATGGGAAAAATTGGATGCCGTAGATGAACTGAAAAGGGCTTTCAATATGTAA
- the rpsT gene encoding 30S ribosomal protein S20, producing MPNIKSAAKRVRQNKVRRLRNKSVRTRFRNVTKQLLKAIEINEEPEKVNELLRLSYSVLDKAAKKGVIHKRQASRRKSRLTAKVKAYLEARSAGSAQS from the coding sequence GTGCCAAATATTAAGTCGGCTGCCAAGCGTGTGAGGCAAAATAAGGTTAGAAGGCTCAGAAATAAAAGTGTTAGAACCAGATTTAGAAATGTCACCAAGCAACTTTTAAAGGCAATCGAAATCAATGAGGAGCCTGAAAAAGTGAACGAACTTTTAAGACTCTCTTATTCAGTCCTTGATAAAGCTGCAAAAAAAGGCGTTATTCATAAGAGACAGGCATCAAGAAGAAAATCAAGACTTACAGCCAAGGTTAAAGCTTACCTTGAGGCTCGTTCTGCAGGTTCAGCACAGTCATAA
- a CDS encoding ABC transporter ATP-binding protein has protein sequence MANVNLKNVTKVYPNGFKAVKSISLDVLDQEFVVLLGPSGCGKTTTLRMIAGLEEITEGTIEIGGKIVNDVEPKDRDIAMVFQNYALYPHMTVYENMAFGLKLRKFPKPEIDKRVKEAARILGIESLLDRKPKQLSGGQRQRVAVGRAIVRNPKVFLFDEPLSNLDAKLRVQMRAELKRLHKNLQATIIYVTHDQVEAMTMADKIVIMKDGIIQQIGDPYSVYFDPQNKFVAGFIGTPAMNFINAKLISDKGKLWVTAETMKIIVPDKFAPKLEPYIDKDIIFGIRPENIYDKMFAVNATEENTVTGMVDVVEPLGSETLIHATIDGNDIVAKVDPKTRAQAGTKIDLVFDVAMMHIFDPETEKNVLVGEHTESVEV, from the coding sequence ATGGCTAATGTAAACCTGAAGAATGTTACCAAAGTCTACCCCAACGGTTTTAAAGCGGTTAAGAGTATCAGCCTCGATGTTTTAGACCAGGAGTTTGTGGTGCTCCTTGGACCTTCCGGTTGTGGTAAAACCACTACCTTGAGAATGATTGCGGGGCTGGAAGAAATAACTGAAGGGACAATTGAAATAGGGGGAAAAATTGTTAATGACGTCGAACCAAAAGACAGGGATATCGCGATGGTTTTCCAGAACTACGCGCTTTATCCTCATATGACCGTTTATGAAAATATGGCATTTGGTTTGAAGCTGAGAAAATTCCCGAAACCGGAGATTGACAAGAGAGTCAAAGAAGCAGCGAGAATCCTTGGTATCGAGTCGCTTCTCGACAGAAAACCCAAGCAGCTGTCCGGTGGTCAGAGACAGAGGGTAGCTGTTGGGCGTGCTATCGTCAGAAACCCAAAGGTTTTCCTTTTTGACGAACCTCTTTCAAACCTTGATGCGAAATTGAGGGTTCAGATGAGGGCGGAACTAAAAAGACTTCACAAGAATCTTCAGGCGACGATCATATACGTTACCCATGACCAGGTAGAGGCAATGACGATGGCCGATAAGATCGTTATTATGAAAGACGGTATAATTCAGCAGATAGGCGATCCATACTCCGTGTATTTTGATCCTCAGAATAAGTTTGTCGCTGGATTCATTGGAACTCCTGCTATGAACTTCATTAACGCCAAACTCATTTCTGACAAAGGTAAGCTCTGGGTAACCGCAGAAACCATGAAGATCATTGTTCCCGACAAGTTTGCTCCTAAACTAGAGCCTTATATAGATAAGGACATCATTTTTGGTATAAGGCCTGAAAACATTTACGACAAGATGTTTGCTGTCAATGCTACAGAGGAGAACACGGTTACCGGAATGGTTGACGTTGTTGAACCTCTTGGAAGTGAGACACTGATTCATGCTACCATCGACGGAAACGATATTGTAGCCAAGGTTGATCCAAAAACCCGGGCACAGGCAGGAACCAAGATCGACCTCGTTTTTGATGTAGCGATGATGCATATCTTCGATCCTGAAACAGAGAAGAATGTTCTCGTAGGTGAACACACTGAAAGTGTAGAGGTGTAG
- a CDS encoding type II toxin-antitoxin system Phd/YefM family antitoxin, giving the protein MRLHELKFYSIADAKAHFSQVVDESHSADVIITKNGVPVAVVIDYEKYVAVNKFIEQTRDLYLMDAGEEAVSLKFEDILVQLDKNSGGELDG; this is encoded by the coding sequence TTGAGACTGCACGAACTGAAGTTCTATTCTATCGCTGATGCGAAAGCGCATTTTTCGCAAGTAGTGGACGAAAGTCACTCCGCTGACGTAATTATAACAAAAAACGGTGTTCCTGTGGCTGTTGTGATAGACTACGAGAAGTATGTGGCAGTGAACAAGTTCATTGAACAAACCCGGGATCTTTATTTAATGGATGCTGGAGAAGAAGCCGTAAGTCTGAAGTTTGAAGATATACTTGTTCAACTGGATAAAAACTCTGGAGGTGAATTGGATGGCTAA
- the glnA gene encoding type I glutamate--ammonia ligase yields the protein MDKKSVLELVKRENVRFVRLQITDINGFLKNVEIPVKLLEKSLDEGVMFDGSSIDGFVRIEESDMYLIPDASTVALLPWKDDDEKTMRIICDVHLPNGEPFEGDPRYRLKKVVQRAKEMGFIAHAGPEPEFFLFKRDENSDRPIVGFMDRGSYFDMLPVDKGEETRKEIVISLEKMGFDIEAAHHEVAPSQHEIDFRYADILKTADNIQTFKWVVKTIALMNGLYATFMPKPFAQVNGSGMHIHLSLFENGKNAFYDPEKPYELSDVLLNFVGGIIKYAKELTIVTNPIINSYKRLVPGYEAPINISWALGNRSAMIRVPAARGQATRIEIRNPDPSCNPYLALAVLLEAGLRGIEEGILPPKPVGENIFKLNQTERKKRKIQNLPGNLNEALEYFSRSSLIKDVLGDHIYKKFLETKKKEWKEFMMHVTDWEKEKYLELY from the coding sequence ATGGATAAGAAATCTGTTCTTGAGCTGGTTAAAAGGGAAAACGTAAGGTTTGTAAGGTTGCAAATCACAGACATCAACGGCTTTTTGAAAAACGTAGAGATACCTGTGAAGCTTCTGGAGAAGAGTTTAGATGAAGGAGTTATGTTCGACGGTTCTTCAATTGATGGGTTTGTGAGAATCGAAGAATCGGATATGTACCTTATTCCTGATGCATCAACTGTGGCCCTTCTTCCGTGGAAAGATGATGATGAAAAAACGATGAGAATTATCTGTGATGTTCACCTTCCAAATGGTGAACCATTCGAAGGAGATCCAAGATATAGGTTGAAGAAAGTCGTACAAAGAGCTAAAGAAATGGGATTTATTGCCCACGCCGGACCTGAGCCTGAATTTTTTCTCTTCAAGAGGGATGAAAATTCTGATAGGCCCATCGTTGGATTTATGGACAGGGGAAGTTATTTCGATATGCTGCCGGTGGATAAAGGGGAAGAGACGAGAAAAGAGATAGTTATATCTCTTGAAAAGATGGGATTTGATATTGAAGCGGCTCACCATGAAGTTGCACCTTCACAGCACGAGATTGATTTTCGATATGCCGATATCCTGAAAACGGCTGATAACATTCAAACATTCAAATGGGTTGTTAAAACGATAGCGCTCATGAACGGTTTATACGCGACCTTTATGCCAAAGCCCTTCGCTCAGGTTAATGGTTCGGGGATGCATATTCATTTGAGTTTATTTGAAAACGGGAAGAACGCTTTCTATGATCCTGAAAAACCCTATGAGCTCAGTGACGTTTTGCTTAATTTTGTTGGTGGAATCATAAAGTATGCGAAAGAATTGACGATAGTAACCAATCCAATAATTAACAGTTACAAGCGGCTTGTTCCGGGCTACGAAGCACCAATTAACATTTCCTGGGCTCTCGGTAATCGAAGCGCTATGATTCGCGTTCCAGCGGCTCGAGGTCAGGCAACGAGAATAGAAATCAGAAATCCTGATCCTTCGTGTAACCCTTATCTAGCTTTAGCTGTTTTGCTGGAAGCTGGGCTAAGAGGCATTGAGGAAGGGATCTTGCCGCCTAAACCAGTGGGAGAGAACATATTCAAGCTCAATCAAACAGAAAGAAAAAAGCGGAAGATTCAGAATCTCCCGGGCAATTTGAATGAAGCACTGGAATATTTTTCTCGAAGTTCTCTGATCAAAGATGTACTTGGGGATCATATTTATAAGAAATTTCTCGAGACCAAGAAAAAAGAATGGAAAGAATTCATGATGCACGTTACTGATTGGGAAAAAGAGAAATATCTTGAACTTTACTAA
- a CDS encoding AICAR transformylase/IMP cyclohydrolase PurH (only IMP cyclohydrolase domain in Aful)-like protein, producing MNIHKVFVSARITDGLENLCSKLISKGAEIIADESTYAFLKLKKITVKNLREFFETEVADDFALQRRIVSCLSGANEEKATCGSNNKHIDLLVVNFEPFSTYVEKTGNETELVEHIDSFKPSLVLSAAKNYRNVVVLCDPEDYEDVLEDLEYYGDVSLQRRRKLALKALYLLSAYTSEIYSVFSEIFAEEKYNYLILEKIMPLMFGEMSLKKSTLYKVSGICGILDDVHIANPSVAMNHSHIRSVLQFMRLYYFFGDVSAFISDGKLIEVSLRGNMETIHHGESVMYGSSFPISYPMIKRLYATGVKSFCGVFEKEAVRYAHDNDILLLTIPERNSLSVAKFNFVGFENYIALEENKFPKMDRFSSTEKLAVITSYFNPKISLALVETDNEHSITINVDSENRLRTAIFGFNSLNGYVLACNVDLSDETVELLRSKGVNKMYLPCVSKTYNSVDIIPII from the coding sequence TTGAATATCCACAAGGTTTTTGTAAGCGCCAGAATTACCGATGGTCTGGAAAACCTCTGTTCAAAACTGATATCAAAAGGTGCTGAAATCATCGCCGATGAAAGCACCTACGCATTTCTTAAGTTGAAAAAGATCACTGTTAAAAACCTTCGGGAATTCTTTGAAACCGAAGTAGCAGACGATTTTGCTCTTCAAAGAAGGATTGTTTCATGTTTGTCGGGAGCAAATGAAGAAAAAGCCACCTGTGGTAGTAATAATAAACACATTGATCTATTGGTGGTGAACTTCGAACCATTCTCCACATACGTTGAAAAGACCGGCAACGAAACCGAATTGGTAGAACATATAGATTCTTTCAAGCCTTCACTGGTATTATCAGCAGCAAAAAATTATAGAAATGTTGTGGTTTTGTGTGATCCTGAAGATTACGAAGACGTGCTCGAGGACCTCGAATATTACGGTGATGTGTCACTGCAGCGGAGACGAAAACTGGCTCTGAAAGCGCTTTATCTTTTATCTGCATATACTTCGGAAATCTATAGTGTGTTCTCTGAGATCTTTGCCGAGGAAAAATACAATTATCTTATTCTCGAAAAAATTATGCCACTTATGTTCGGAGAGATGTCGTTAAAAAAATCTACCCTTTACAAAGTGAGCGGAATTTGCGGGATTCTCGATGACGTCCACATAGCCAATCCATCAGTGGCCATGAATCACTCCCATATTCGCAGCGTCCTCCAATTTATGAGGCTCTATTACTTCTTCGGAGACGTCTCAGCCTTTATATCAGACGGAAAATTGATCGAGGTATCTTTAAGAGGCAACATGGAAACAATTCACCATGGTGAAAGCGTCATGTATGGTTCGTCATTTCCAATTAGTTACCCAATGATAAAAAGATTATACGCAACAGGTGTAAAAAGCTTCTGTGGAGTATTCGAAAAAGAGGCTGTCAGATATGCTCACGATAACGATATCCTCCTGCTCACAATACCGGAAAGGAATTCTCTTTCAGTTGCAAAATTCAATTTTGTGGGTTTTGAGAACTATATAGCCCTAGAAGAAAACAAATTCCCGAAAATGGATAGATTTTCCTCGACAGAAAAACTCGCAGTTATTACCTCATACTTTAATCCAAAAATTTCCCTCGCACTGGTTGAAACTGACAATGAACATTCTATAACGATCAATGTAGACTCTGAAAACAGGCTCAGAACAGCTATTTTCGGATTTAATTCCTTGAATGGATATGTCCTGGCCTGTAATGTTGATCTGAGTGATGAAACGGTAGAACTTTTGAGATCAAAAGGAGTCAACAAAATGTATCTGCCATGCGTTAGCAAAACCTACAACTCAGTAGACATTATTCCTATAATCTGA
- a CDS encoding radical SAM protein, protein MSIVDSMKKTMLKQAGKFVGSVVRNASEETLYRLFATVSAVSKEPAKGGLKKLANMAKEKHPMIQSWRRVFQNANPKCVEKVMTNLVINEFALGEKIRQEKMLEHEVVLPKLLVISPTYACNLNCVGCYAGLYGRKYQLSKEEVWSLIRQANELGIYFFIITGGEPFVWPHLMETLKEFNDSYFQIYTNGTLITKEVAQKLAELGNATPAISVEGFETDTDWRRGRGVFAKISEAWKNLREAGVIFGASVTATRLNHDTIVKEEFWNFLKENDVAYSWIFQFMPVGMNPSMDLVPTPEQRYERFFVLDKLRLGGDFAFVADFWNHGFLTHGCLAAGSKYLHINAKGYAEPCVFQQFAVDSIREKSLLEILKSPFFTAYKRMIPYSNNLFRPCPIIDNPKVLRAMVKKFNAIPQHEGSEKVLTDLAPELDKLSEEWAKYADKLWYEYGYAEKYPSKRGIYDFEVRMNRYANNEEKLAIDKKA, encoded by the coding sequence ATGTCAATTGTAGACAGTATGAAGAAAACCATGCTCAAACAAGCTGGAAAATTTGTTGGAAGTGTTGTTAGGAACGCCTCTGAGGAAACGTTGTATAGACTTTTCGCCACTGTAAGTGCAGTGAGCAAAGAACCCGCAAAGGGTGGTCTTAAAAAGCTTGCAAATATGGCGAAGGAAAAACACCCCATGATCCAATCATGGAGACGCGTCTTTCAAAATGCGAATCCCAAGTGTGTTGAAAAGGTTATGACTAACCTTGTAATAAACGAATTTGCCCTCGGTGAAAAGATAAGACAGGAAAAGATGCTTGAGCATGAGGTTGTGCTTCCGAAGTTGCTGGTTATCAGCCCAACGTATGCCTGTAATTTGAATTGTGTTGGTTGTTATGCTGGTCTTTACGGAAGAAAGTATCAGCTCTCCAAAGAAGAAGTTTGGTCTCTCATCAGACAAGCTAATGAGCTTGGAATATACTTCTTTATCATCACCGGTGGTGAACCCTTTGTATGGCCACATCTCATGGAAACCCTAAAAGAGTTTAACGATAGCTACTTCCAGATCTATACCAACGGGACATTAATAACCAAAGAAGTTGCTCAGAAACTCGCAGAACTTGGTAATGCCACACCTGCGATATCCGTAGAGGGATTCGAAACAGATACTGACTGGCGAAGAGGTCGCGGTGTTTTCGCAAAAATTTCGGAAGCTTGGAAGAACCTTCGTGAAGCTGGTGTTATCTTTGGAGCTTCTGTTACTGCCACAAGATTAAATCACGACACTATTGTAAAAGAGGAATTTTGGAATTTCTTAAAAGAAAACGATGTTGCCTATTCTTGGATATTCCAATTTATGCCTGTTGGTATGAATCCATCAATGGACCTTGTGCCAACACCCGAACAAAGATATGAACGTTTCTTCGTACTCGATAAATTGAGACTCGGTGGAGATTTCGCTTTCGTTGCAGATTTTTGGAACCACGGGTTCCTCACCCATGGTTGTCTTGCGGCAGGTTCGAAATACCTCCACATCAATGCTAAAGGTTATGCTGAACCCTGTGTTTTCCAGCAATTTGCTGTTGACAGCATTAGAGAAAAGAGCCTTCTCGAAATCCTGAAGTCACCATTCTTCACCGCTTACAAGAGAATGATTCCTTACAGCAACAACTTGTTCAGGCCATGCCCGATTATAGACAATCCGAAGGTTCTAAGAGCTATGGTCAAGAAATTCAACGCTATTCCTCAGCATGAAGGTAGCGAAAAAGTTCTAACCGACCTTGCTCCGGAACTTGACAAACTTTCAGAAGAATGGGCAAAATACGCTGATAAACTCTGGTACGAATATGGTTACGCTGAAAAATACCCTTCGAAACGTGGTATATACGACTTTGAGGTGAGAATGAACAGATACGCGAACAACGAAGAAAAGCTTGCAATTGATAAGAAAGCCTAG